The Ananas comosus cultivar F153 linkage group 20, ASM154086v1, whole genome shotgun sequence region CTACTCAATTGTCAAAAAGGTTGGTGTTAATGCAAAGCTATTTTCGACTAATAAGAGTCACCTATACAACCTACTTGGCAGGTCTTGTGATAAAACTCATGGACCTATTTGGATAAGTAATCAGTATAATCTTTACAGGCATATCTCTTTTCATTTTGTGATTAGAATACGAGTGTAATTGTAAGCTATCGTACAATTACATTATCTTCCTAATTCCAACTTCTCGGTATATGGGTTTCTACCAATGAGGTGATTTAtcatattttgagaaaaataatttaagaggCTACACATATTATGTTGAAAACTGAATGTTGGAATGGGTCAACTACTTTAACAAGCAATTAAGTTAGGTAAGATCATAAGCTTTAGTAAACTTACTTCTACATCGATGATCAATTCACCATTTGCCATGAGAAACTTTCTACAGCATAAAAGAGGATATTGGCCTAATAGTAACAACAGCGGCAAATAAAGCAGCTAAATGCCGCAAGTAGAGTACGTACCTGCGAGATATAGTCTTTTAATTTCCCACTGATGGACTCATCCAATGCTCTCTCAGCAAGATCATACATCAAGGTATTGCCTTCTGGGCCGACAACTTTCTCCTTCTGCAAGTACCTGCGCAAACCAAATTATTACAGCAAAATTGTAAGCTAAAGAAAGCGCGAGCTTTTGCATATACACCCTCAGAAAATTCAAGCTGAAAAAACTTAAGAAAAAGAACAACATATGTGCGTAATAAAAACTTGAATGGCAATTGGAAAGCACGGATTTCGCACGAATATTATGCAAGTATCACGACATGATATCAATGTGAATTGGATTTACGTGAATCTTACCTTTGCTGCACAAGCATCTCCAGTGTCTGCTTACTGTTGCCAAAAACCGGATGATTCTCGTCACTCTCGTTTAAGCCCAGCCGTCTCAACTGATGCCATAAGTTTTCTACAATGTTGTCAACACTATCACTGTGCAGTTCGAAACTCAGTAAATATGCAGAGACTGATCTTCGACATACCTTCAGAAATTTTACCGCCTGCGAGATGGACAATGCTGACGACAACAAAAGCGAAACCGGTCATATGGGAGTTCTCTTTATCCTCCACGTATTTGCTATAGATATCGGAAGGCAGCTGACTCGTTACAATATATGATTTTGCCTCTACCATACCTGAAATTagttaccaaaaaaataaaaaaaacaaacaaacaaacggTGGTAAGTAATAACGACCTTTTCTATTCGTTGTACTATTCCAATGCAATCTAAGTTCTGTTTGGCCTGACTGACGCTTCTGCAAAAGTGCTATTTTTAACATAAGCAAAATCTAATCTACAGCTTCCGGTAATCTGCACCAAACGGATCACGAACCCATTTCGTGACACTTCAATCAATCTagactaaattttattatatcattATATCGCAAATTGTAGATCATCAAGCGGAGGTGTTTGATTatgtaaaaacatatatatatatatatatatatatatatatatatatatatatatatatatcactacatTGTATCACCTACATTGCTGCGAAGAGCGAGTCGACCGCGACAGCGGACGAAGCCGCTGGAGCTCTCTCATCTCGTACCCGAAAACGCTCGAGAGCTTTTCCTTCGCCTCGCTTATCACGAGCCCAGGAAGGGCGCGCTGGCGGTAATTCTTTGTCACAATTTGCGCCAATTCTTCCCGCTTTATCGGGCAGCCGGCAGTCTGGTGCGTCTTGAACAGCACATAGCGAATTACTTCCGCAACCAGCTTATCTTTCtcctgaaaaataaaataaaataaaattgcagaGTATAAGTTTTGCATATATTCatgaaaaataaagcaaaaaaagttcaaaagtttcaaatttcaccTCCAATGACACATCGATTTGCGAGTAATCCTCGTTGCTACCCATCCTGTagtgataataattttttttaaaaaaactaaatgatTGATAATATGGCAAAGAGTTAATACTTCATAAATTaattggaattttttttaaaaaaaaaagtatttccaACAAAAAATTGCAAGCAATTTCACTGTATCTCAGCCAATAATCATATCAACCAAAGAGGAATTGCAAAAGCAACAAAACATAACCTAAAAAGGGAAATTTTTCACACGGAGTATTTGtcgaaaaattagaaaaaagagaaaaagtagaGAGCAATTACCGATCCTAAATCGCGGAGGGGAGGGGAAAGAGAGGGAAAGGCAAAAAATTTGAGATGGTTAGGGTTTCGTTTGTTTCGTGAGCCGTGATTGTGTTCGGGCGGGTCATTTCCATTTACAACCCGGTTCGCTTGCTGTTCGGGTCGGATCTAATTAGATTCGATAGGCTTATATACTGCCTTGTGGATGTTATTGATAGGGATACAAATGGAGCGGATCTTAGGACAGAAGGGAAAACTATCTTCCACCCCGTTTATTTGGTGGGTCGGGACGAATTTTGaatatgttgatttttttttaatcctattTTTTGCCCTAGTTTACCACTTTATTTGGAGAGGGTCCGGACAGATTCGAAGTAGATTGATTTTTATTCTATATCTTACCagatttactattttatttagaacGGATCAGAGCGATATCTGTAAGGCTAGTTGCATGgataaaaagaaggaaagattCTTCTACCCTCGCTTCTTTTTCTTAGTGAATAAAGACGGTCAATTCAGATCCAGTTGCATCCTTAAATACTAAAATGTTAGATGTCGTTTTTGATACCATACGGCGaaaatatcatttatttatAGTAATACATAAATagctaaaatttattattgaaacctattaaatttcaacattaatttttaaaaaactttgaattagaaaaacaaaaattgagACATCCCACTAAATAGAAAGATAATTGAGAGAGGCATTTTAGAGTTGTGGAGAAAAATTTATATCACCTGATGGATGAAAAGGGTGACTGAATGGCTAGATTGGAATACCATAGTTGATACTTAAGTTACTTTTCTTACATGTGAAACACCTTATCCTGTTAAAACAATCTCCTAACTTctatcaccaaaaaaaaaaaaaaagcaaaaaaacctTACACAGTATTTATTCTTATTAGATATCTTATTTGGACATTCAAATAAGAAGCCGTTTGATTAGATGTAACtataaatgcagtgtagttagagatacatgcagttgaaaatgcagcagttataactatatgcatCATGTTTGGTTGAATATAGTAGAAAACGCTGCAAGCatcaataatttgtttggtttcatacggttgagaaataatttttaaaattttatcattttatatatatatgatcgtgagattacctccaatgtaaaaaaaaataataatgtttgtttaaaaaataattgagtaagtatatattttatttaaaattactctctccaactactgcagttggaactacggccaatttgggcgtagttcgaaCTGTTGTAGTTGGGCCTTTTTCTGCAGTTCCTACTCAGCAGttagagttaaatatatcaaaccaaacgcCGAATTTGCATTTgcatgcagttacaactgcaatGCAGCTGcaactatatgcaaccaaacggcccaTAAGTGTAAAGTTACTATACCTTCGAAAGTATAAGAAAGTTGGTACTTCCAACTTTTGAACTTTAGATCAAAGAATATAGAATCGGAATGATGGTGGTCTTCTTTAGGATTGAAtggtccctctagaataataatattaatctaaaaatctaaaatagtcAAAAAGAAATTGATTCAAGGGTTCAAAATTAGAAGCACCAAGTTTCTTATACTCCCGAAATTATAGTAGCTTTACTCTTCAAATAAATGAGGCCACCTATTTGAagataaatacataaaaataatttttattcctttaaTTTTTATCGACCACACCAACAGCACAAAGAAATAAACATATGGAAATAATACAAAACGTgatctaaaatttctatttttagaatCTAGAAGCTGTGAAAAAACTAAActtattatgtttttatttgtCAATCGCCTCATAGTGCTCTCAGAGTCATAAATAAAGTTATGACAAACATGAAAAAAAACAGAGTTTCTTTGCATGAACAAATCAAAGTTCCAATTTTGTTAGGTCCACCTAAACCATGTAGCTTCACAAGCATTATTATTCAGGTTTTTCATATTCCAACTTTTTGCTAAACAAgtgcaaataaaattaaaattgaatgaaaATTACATGAACTACAGATCATTTTAATTCgattatccaatctttcaaaatttgaattttagtatttaatCTTTCTATTTCTTAGTATGGCTCttctaatacaaaattaatgcttgttataataataaatttatagtcatataaattaatataaaaaaaatttaaatttcaagaatcattgaccgactcaaattaaataaatttaaaaaattggtagtaaaatcaatcacttcaaaataaataatagttttGATAAGTTTTATACGTTTTTACCAGAAAGAAAATTGAACGAAACCAGTAGATGGGTAGGAGAACAACTTGGGCTTTCCCATGTCGTGAATATGTTGAAGTTTAGAGAAGAAGAGTATGAATAGACAATAATGCCCTACAATGTTGTTCAGTTTTTGAGAACATCTTTTAGCTCAACAACACATAAAAAGTGTCTTGTGTTTCCATGATACATTTATCCATTTAATAGCAGGAGATGCAACTAAGTTACTAAAGAATCTTGCAGCAAATAAGTTGGTCTCATATTCCACAACATCAGAGCATCCTGCATAAGAAATTGTTCGATTACTTTAAGCAACAATTGAAATGATTTTGATGCTGTAGAGGAACTTCACTTTTCGACGAAACCAATTTCAATTCTGCTTCTGCAGATGCATAACTAGGCATGCAGATGCGATTAGTTGTATAACGAAACGAAGGACTGTAGCAGCAAACTTCATCTTACAACAACCGATCAGTTTACAATGGGCTGTAGTAGCAGCACATGAAAACTATTGTTCTTTTCAGCAAACTACAAAAAGGTTTTATATAGAGGTCAGAGGAGTATAAAACCGAAACGCATAAAACAACACAAAAATTTCTAACATCCACTGCAAAAACAAGCAAAATTTCACTTGAAGATGAGGTTATGAGATATAACTACACTACCTAAAACAAAATTACATCCCAAAACTAATATCGCACAAAACCTAAACCCACATCCGCACAATCACACCTTCGAGGGCCATCCGCATCCACCGGCTCTCACCTGGGCCAATATTACTGACAGAGAGACCCTTTTTACCGATACTAAAATCAGTAAATGGGCCATAGCAGCAGCGTGCTCGCGACAAAAATGTGCCAACAATTACAGGaaaattcaaattgttttcGGTAAAGTAAGTGCTATTTAAATCTTTTAGCATAGAGTAACTTACAATGAAGCTTGGTTCGAACAGGTTAAGCATTCTTATCATACATTATTACAAAAGGGTTTGATGGCATTATATAACTTTTTATGGAACAACAATAGTTTACTTCTATTACACATTGTTACATATAGAAGAAGATTAGCATTTCATCTCCACAAAAGCAAACTATATATAGCATGTGATGTGAAGCAGCAGTACTAGAACAAACATCAGAATTCGCAGATCAGCAGCTGAAAAGATAGGTTACCGGAAAATCTCTCAACTGTGGTGGCTTCTAGCGGGCCGGCCAATTCATTGGCCCCTCGCTAATCCCTTCGAATTCGTCCATCAACCCCTCGAAGAAATCGGGATCGAAACCCTCCCCACTATTCGGCCCCTCCGTTGTTCTATTGATCTCAGCTTCCTTTCGCTTCCCCGTGGACGACTCCTCCCCGACCGCAGGGAAGTGGCCTTCGAACAGGGCCAGGTGCCCGAAGAGCTTATCCTTCCGCGAGAAGCTCGTGCCGCAGGAGCACAGCCACGGGGTCTCGCCGCAGTGCTTGAGGTGGCTCTTGAGATCGGCGAGCACCGAGAAGCTCTTCTTGTTGCAGCGGTGGCACGCGTACATCTTCGGGCAGTGGCTCCGCTTGAAGTGGTTCTTGACGCACACCGCAGACTTGAGGGGACGGAAGCGGCGGTGGGCGCGGTTGCGGTTGCACCCCGGGAAGGGGCACGAGAAGCGGGTGCCGCACGATCTCCCCCTtctccctccgccgccctccgccgccctccGACTCCTCCGAGtccccgtcgccgccgccgccgccgccgccgccgccttcttgGCGCGGCTCCGCCGTTGGaaaggagggaggaggaggaggaggcggcggcggaggcggatcTGGACCGTCCGATGCGATCGGAGCGGCGTTGGTGCGCGGAtcgggaggggggagggggacTAGGTCGAGGGGATGggaggaggcgaggagggcggcgcCGTTGAGGATGATCTGGTGCACGGCGGAGGCGATCTCGGAAGAGACGCGGTGGagctcggcggcggcgatgggcGAGCGGTGGTCGCCGGGGTCGGCGAGGAAGCGGCGGAGCGACTCCATCCTCTGGCCGAGGGCCGCGAGGTTGAGGAGGGGGAGCCGGGGGTCGGAGCTCGCCATGGGAGGGAGAGAAGcgtcgcctccgcctccacctccgccgcaGCCGCCACTGGgggcagaggaagaggaggaggagggcgcggcggaggcggtataaggattagggttagggttaaggTTTTGACCGCTGGAGCCGATCATTGCGGGACGGGGTGGGGAATTGGGGATGTCGTGGTCCGAAAAATTGGTCCGCTCCTGGTGTGTTGAGGTCGATAGAGTCTTGTTGATACAAAGTGGACCACTAGGATGGGAAGTGGGCCCCGACTAGTGGTTGTTGCTAAATCCACCAATCAAAGTTTAGTATATTATTTGACCaatttaatgttttaaaaataccaACATTTTTACAATTCAAAATACAATTAAGCAAAACACATTNtccgtcttcgccgctctctgggaagaaaaagaaaaaagaacgagagaaaaaaagaggagagagaaagaggaaagagaaaaaggtataagggtattttggtcagtttgctgaaaaaacggaccgaatctgcaaaagccaaaaagatggcccgattttgcaaaagcccaaaataagtggattttttatgcaaattggccacaTATAAAATGCACGCTACGTCATTAATGCACTAATAAAAAAATGCCACATAAATATCCTTTTGGGTAAACTTCCGATAccacccctatggtttcgcactttctcactttaataccttgtagtttaaagtgtatcaaattagtgttctataattttttttttttgtcagtttcttcgttaatatttcgttaaattatatataaaaaacttcaattaCTCCACCTACGTTtttcgaatatttattttaatatcatttacttttaactttgtcactaatttaatgaaaaacttagtgaaaataaaaatgaaatcataagacactaaattaatacattttaaatcacaggatactaaagtaatgAAACTACatgaatggtatttgaaattttccctatCTTTTTTTGTCAATCTTTGTTCACTCTCTCCATTCCAAATGCCATGCCACTGCAAATTATTCCATAACCGTTTAGTTCACGTTACCGTgccaaaattacaaaaaatcctAGAAGAACATTTTCCAGTTACTGTATTTGATTCATCCTCCATGTAATCCGAGATCACAGTGAACTTTATTCAGATTACCCAGAAAGAGTTGCACAGGATATATATTTCCCGCTTCAAGATTGTCAACAATGCTTACAAGATATAATCCCGGTTGCTCCCAGTAATCCTAAGTTAGCTACACTAAATTATTATACCACCTACATGAGCTTTGATGTATTACTAGTCCTTGTAGGAGATACAGTTGGTAGAGTCCGAATCATGCCGAGTCGGAAAATTTCTCTTGCATGAAAAGGGCTCATCAGTCTTTCTTCTTCCTATCGATGTATGGATATTTCTGGTAAATGAAAATGCTGATGATAACAAGAGGTAGCGCCGCTAAGCAGTAGAGCGATGGAGGTTTCCCATCGAAAATAAACTGCAGTAATGCGGTCACAAGTAGGGCCGAAACTATGACAAAACCCTGCAGCACCAGAGCAGAAAGGAAACCAATATCAAATGCTAGAGGAGAAGAAGCTGAAAAACTGTTGAGATATTCACAAATAAGCCCTCCCGACCTTTCTGACCCCTCCCGCATAAGCTGTGACGAGGCCAACGAGAATCCCGCCAACAGCATTTGATACGACAGGTATCTGAAAATGGCAATGAAAAATTATGAGAAAGGAAAGATGTAAGCCAGAGAGTAGTTTACTCAAGACTACAAAATCGGCAACATATTTTGGCATATAATTCTATTAGTAAAGGATTTTATGGCATCTCAGCATCATGGACATCAGATGTCAATGACTACTAAAAGTTAGAGTTTAGCAAAATCAGGTccaaaataatttgaaacttaGAAGATCTGTAAAGAGAACTAAGCTGAAGCATTAGTTCAAATTGGCCAAAACTAGCTTAGAAGGTAAGGTTGGCTTACCTATTCATCATTCTAGTTACTTTTGTTATTATATTTTGATCTCTCTCATAGGCAATGCCTTTTAAAGAAGCTACTTTTTCATAACAGTAAGCAAAACACACCgcttattatattaaaaatacactgcttattatattaaaaatacacCGTTTACTATATTAAATGTCGAGAAATCAAGTGTCAtcttgatatttgatatttactTTCGAAAAGTTTAAAAACTCTATATAAGCAAGGGGAGGAATCTCCCTACATGTATGAAAACCTTTATGTTTAATTTATAGCATAGATAAACATAGTGAATTCATTCACACTTAAAGGCAGCAGGCTAGTTCTCTAAAGACAGGCAGAGGTTTCGTCTGGAGAAAATACATGAACATAAAAGGTTACAATAtaatgagagaaaagagtgtATCTCTTGTTCAACATCTCACCCTAagatgaaaaaaagaaacaaaaagaacagAAGGCTCAATTAATTTGGTTAATTACCAGAGTCCACACAGTCCAGCCATGAAAGAACCCATATTTCCTAATGGCCTCCCCGTCTGGTGATTGATAGGTACTCGCTAACAAGCACATACTTCCAAACAGTGACATTTCTACAGTCATTAAGTACGAGGTATGTTTTTTAACCTGCAAAATATGGATATTATAACTGAAAGAATATTGACGATATCAAGTATAATTTCCTGATAAATTAGAAGCTAAGAATCCTAACCTGAGAAGCCCACTGGCACAAAGAAGAAGCCAAGCCCGAGAGGACAGAAGCAACCATAACAGGAATGATTCCGTAAAATAAAACATGATCAGAGCTACCACCACTAGAGCCTCCACTGGTGCTCTCCCCAATACTTAAAAGGATGGCGGCTATAATTAACAAGGCAAGGGCTAGAACTTGTTTGGCTGATTGCTTCTGCCTGCGAAATGTTCAAAGACAAATTATTGGAACTATGAATAATTTAAGGAAGTTAGATTTTTAGTTAGCATCTGCATCTAATAGACTTAAAGTACAGTTTACATTCCCAATAGTGATAGATGATTAGTAGCTCCATTGGTTAGTACAACATGATAAAGACACCACAAAGGCATCTTCGACCACAACAAGCTGAAAAGGATTCCTATTTTATGAAACAAAATTGAGTGCACTTGCTTTCCAATCAGCTAGCTGAAGCTCCCTAAACCACTTGAATAGAGCACTAAGAAACTAAGAAGTCGTACAGTATTTTGCATATCTAAATTGATTAAGAAAACACATACTAATAATAGGAACAAGAACATACCCTAGAATAATAAAGGTAAATAAAgctgtgaaaaatatttttgtctgGTTAAGGATGGAGAAGGTGAGCGAATCCAGATTTTTGTAAGATATCTGCAGCAAACTATTCTGTAAAGCATAGATGGCTGCAGGAAGTCCTGACGCAGTCAATGATCCAACAATAGTCCACCGGTCAAATTGTTTCTTCAAAGTACCCTCTTTTGCTAAAAGAATCAGGGCACATATAACCTAAGAAAATAATTTGGGTCATTCAAAGGAAAGAGAGCAGGCACAAGTTATTAGAATATAATAGAAAACAACAAGATGGCTATTGATTGATCACCTTTGCTATTTCACATGATAGAACTAACGAGGTCACAATGACTTCTCGCCTGAAACAAGTAACAGAAGGTGGTTATGGTTATCAGTAATGGGCAATCACAAGATTAATCCATCAGATATTAAAGCCAACAAACACATAAATTGGAAACTTAGCATCATAATATTAAATATGAGATCCTCCAGCAAGTAATTTATTGCCCATGACAGCCTATCTGTATGTAAGATGGCTACAAACATTCAACCCATCTCAGAACACATAATGACCATAATTTCGTGCACTGAGATGCCTTCCAACATATTATCTCAGTAGTTTCTGCTGTTACTATATTAATGTTTACATCATGCAATTTCTGCTGTTACTATATTAATGTTTACATCATGCCCAGAACTTAGAAGGcagaaaaagattttaaaaaaagggaaagagaggaTGCAGGTGCTTTGTAAGGCATTATTATCTCACTTGAATACTTCAGTTTATATAACTTGATGTTTGCAAGAAAAAGTCTGCAGAAAAGTATAATTTGAATGCTTAATGTTACTTTATAAATATAACTCCATAGTTCAGGGCCTATTAGAATAATAGGTAGCTTTCAGACATATGAGTTTCCTTCAAAGAAACCAAATGTATCCAAGACAAAACAACGAAGGATTATTTTGCATATCATTACAGATATCTCAAGTCCATATTTAGCATTTATGGTTGTGAAGTATCAAGCAAAGTATAGGCATAACCCGTAAGAGACATGCATTTGTGCCCATAAAGTTCCCCTCTTACATAAGGTGGAGAGCATAGATTAACCAACAACTGAATGCACCTATTAAAAGgcatcatatttttaattaaaaaacttGCCTTTGAAGGCAAG contains the following coding sequences:
- the LOC109725387 gene encoding non-structural maintenance of chromosomes element 3 homolog; translated protein: MGSNEDYSQIDVSLEEKDKLVAEVIRYVLFKTHQTAGCPIKREELAQIVTKNYRQRALPGLVISEAKEKLSSVFGYEMRELQRLRPLSRSTRSSQQCMVEAKSYIVTSQLPSDIYSKYVEDKENSHMTGFAFVVVSIVHLAGGKISEENLWHQLRRLGLNESDENHPVFGNSKQTLEMLVQQRYLQKEKVVGPEGNTLMYDLAERALDESISGKLKDYISQVVNKETTAEAD
- the LOC109725597 gene encoding zinc finger protein ZIC 5-like yields the protein MIGSSGQNLNPNPNPYTASAAPSSSSSSAPSGGCGGGGGGGDASLPPMASSDPRLPLLNLAALGQRMESLRRFLADPGDHRSPIAAAELHRVSSEIASAVHQIILNGAALLASSHPLDLVPLPPPDPRTNAAPIASDGPDPPPPPPPPPPPSFPTAEPRQEGGGGGGGGGDGDSEESEGGFSCPFPGCNRNRAHRRFRPLKSAVCVKNHFKRSHCPKMYACHRCNKKSFSVLADLKSHLKHCGETPWLCSCGTSFSRKDKLFGHLALFEGHFPAVGEESSTGKRKEAEINRTTEGPNSGEGFDPDFFEGLMDEFEGISEGPMNWPAR
- the LOC109725979 gene encoding CMP-sialic acid transporter 5, with amino-acid sequence MGSATPEAKPEEAAPTKPRAKKVWPYLVLLTLQYGTQPLISKRFVRREVIVTSLVLSCEIAKVICALILLAKEGTLKKQFDRWTIVGSLTASGLPAAIYALQNSLLQISYKNLDSLTFSILNQTKIFFTALFTFIILGQKQSAKQVLALALLIIAAILLSIGESTSGGSSGGSSDHVLFYGIIPVMVASVLSGLASSLCQWASQVKKHTSYLMTVEMSLFGSMCLLASTYQSPDGEAIRKYGFFHGWTVWTLIPVVSNAVGGILVGLVTAYAGGVRKGFVIVSALLVTALLQFIFDGKPPSLYCLAALPLVIISIFIYQKYPYIDRKKKD